A single Armatimonadota bacterium DNA region contains:
- a CDS encoding ABC transporter substrate-binding protein — protein sequence MKRVLSAAAILATALTTAVGAGLAQTGTVRIAITRDEGYLNPYTYQSGYPGWNLMTLVYDPLFYPDANNEPIPWLARDVRVSPDGRTWTLTLHPNIRWHDGRPLTSDDVKFTFEYVQKVPHSRWTPATRNLEAVEAPTPQTVVFRLKTPDAGFRLRTLADVPILPRHIWEPVTTVAAARAFTNTVGSGPFRVEEVRAGQFYRLVATPQYFAGPVKVRELVLPIVRDATVSFTALQAGEIDANVRTLTPELVVQFERQPGLKVVRGPGYASTLLQFNVEHPVLGDVRLRRAIANAINTSLMVRLLMLGYAVVGSPGYIHPASPFYAPGLTFEPSKARAVALLNEAGYRDRNNDGVRETPQGTPLRFTLLAQAENPIRIRGAELVRTWLKDIGIAVDVRVADDASVIDQVWPEFDVCKGRRFDLAMFGWSAPVMTRPTALVDLFHSDCRIGTINIGGYKNPELDRLGEELLVTVDPDRQKALVAQMQRLIARDLPVHVLFYPDVIMAYRPAAFDRWVFQKGQGILTKLSFVDPPRR from the coding sequence ATGAAGCGTGTGCTGAGCGCGGCCGCCATCCTGGCCACCGCGCTGACGACGGCGGTGGGGGCGGGTCTGGCGCAGACCGGAACGGTGCGCATCGCGATCACCAGGGACGAAGGGTATCTGAACCCCTACACCTACCAGAGCGGGTACCCGGGGTGGAACCTCATGACGCTGGTGTACGACCCGCTGTTTTACCCCGACGCGAACAACGAGCCCATCCCCTGGCTGGCCCGGGACGTACGGGTGTCGCCCGATGGACGCACCTGGACGCTCACCCTGCACCCCAACATCCGCTGGCACGACGGCCGTCCGCTGACCTCCGACGATGTCAAGTTCACATTCGAGTACGTGCAGAAGGTCCCCCACTCGCGCTGGACGCCCGCGACCCGCAACCTGGAGGCCGTCGAGGCGCCGACCCCTCAGACGGTGGTCTTCCGGTTGAAGACCCCCGACGCCGGATTCCGGCTGCGCACCCTGGCGGATGTGCCCATCCTGCCCCGGCACATCTGGGAGCCGGTCACCACGGTGGCGGCGGCACGGGCGTTCACCAACACGGTGGGTAGCGGGCCGTTCCGGGTGGAGGAAGTCCGGGCGGGTCAGTTCTACCGGCTGGTGGCCACCCCCCAGTACTTCGCCGGGCCCGTCAAGGTCCGGGAGCTGGTCCTGCCCATCGTGCGCGACGCCACCGTCTCCTTCACCGCCCTGCAGGCCGGCGAGATCGACGCCAACGTGCGGACCCTCACCCCCGAATTGGTCGTCCAGTTCGAGCGGCAGCCAGGGCTTAAGGTCGTCCGCGGCCCGGGCTATGCCTCCACCCTGTTGCAGTTCAACGTGGAGCACCCGGTGCTGGGTGACGTCCGCCTGCGGCGGGCCATCGCCAACGCCATCAACACCTCCCTGATGGTCCGCCTGTTGATGCTGGGCTACGCGGTGGTCGGTTCTCCCGGCTACATCCACCCGGCGTCGCCCTTCTACGCGCCGGGGCTGACGTTCGAGCCCAGCAAGGCCCGGGCGGTGGCGTTGCTCAACGAAGCCGGCTACCGGGACCGGAACAACGACGGCGTCCGGGAAACCCCCCAGGGGACGCCCCTGCGCTTTACCCTGCTGGCCCAGGCCGAGAACCCCATCCGCATCCGCGGCGCGGAGCTGGTGCGCACCTGGCTGAAGGACATCGGCATCGCCGTGGATGTGCGTGTGGCCGACGATGCCTCGGTGATCGATCAGGTCTGGCCCGAGTTCGACGTGTGCAAGGGGCGGCGGTTCGATCTGGCCATGTTCGGCTGGTCGGCCCCGGTGATGACCCGGCCCACGGCCCTGGTGGACCTCTTCCACTCCGACTGCCGGATCGGGACGATCAACATCGGGGGGTACAAGAACCCTGAACTGGACCGGCTGGGCGAGGAGCTGCTGGTCACGGTGGATCCCGACCGGCAGAAGGCCCTGGTGGCGCAGATGCAACGCCTGATCGCCCGGGATCTGCCTGTGCACGTCCTCTTCTATCCGGACGTGATCATGGCGTACCGCCCCGCCGCCTTCGACCGGTGGGTGTTCCAGAAGGGCCAGGGGATTCTGACGAAGCTGTCCTTCGTCGATCCCCCCCGGCGCTAG
- a CDS encoding RraA family protein: MLSADQIDALRALSSPTVANAVETFRIRPRESGYLAPGIRALFADLGPVVGYAVTALIRAERPAAPDRRISTFAWWDYLSSLPAPRVVVMHDLDRPQGQGAFWGEVQATIHQALGCVGVVTDGAVRDLDEVRARGFQLCAAHVCVSHANVHLVDFGVPVKVGGVWIQPGDLLHGDQHGVVVIPAELAALVPEAARRLAAEEQRIIEACRSPEFSLERLKAVYRAVRPDAF, from the coding sequence ATGTTGTCTGCCGACCAGATCGACGCCCTGCGGGCGCTGTCCAGTCCCACGGTGGCCAATGCCGTCGAAACGTTCCGCATCCGTCCCCGGGAGTCGGGCTACCTGGCCCCCGGGATCCGGGCGCTGTTCGCCGATCTGGGTCCGGTGGTGGGCTATGCGGTAACCGCCCTCATCCGGGCGGAGCGCCCGGCCGCGCCCGACCGCCGGATCAGCACCTTCGCCTGGTGGGACTATCTGTCGAGCCTGCCGGCGCCGAGGGTGGTCGTCATGCACGACCTGGACCGTCCGCAGGGCCAGGGGGCGTTCTGGGGGGAGGTCCAGGCCACCATCCACCAGGCTTTGGGATGCGTGGGCGTGGTAACCGACGGGGCCGTGCGCGACCTGGACGAAGTACGCGCGCGGGGGTTTCAGCTGTGTGCCGCCCACGTTTGTGTCTCCCACGCCAACGTGCACCTGGTGGACTTCGGGGTGCCGGTGAAGGTGGGCGGCGTGTGGATCCAGCCCGGCGACCTGCTGCACGGCGACCAGCACGGGGTGGTGGTGATTCCCGCGGAGCTGGCTGCGCTGGTTCCCGAGGCGGCCCGGCGCCTGGCCGCCGAAGAGCAGCGGATCATCGAAGCCTGCCGGTCGCCGGAGTTCTCCCTCGAGCGCCTGAAGGCAGTCTACCGCGCCGTCCGGCCGGACGCCTTCTGA
- a CDS encoding phosphatase PAP2 family protein — MEAIWQWGLAVIVWLQQYRSPVLDAAMRGFTFIGDEEFYLALLPFLAWCVDFGMGMRVGAIFLLSVMVNSVLKDALMQPRPPDLKPSVKLVEADGYGLPSGHAQAAAAVWGTLGAWARTRWAWGLAATMAVLVGVSRVYLGVHFPTDVLAGWTLGSLLAAAVPAVLPAILPPVRRMGPLGQVTAAVVLPAVAAGLHPTHDSVAAAGALAGLGAGLSLMRRSAAFSARGPWGQRMLRYAVGATVALGIYFGLRTVLPGEPSPTFFIFRFLRYGLVGLWVSFGGPWVFGKVGLAGRGGATH, encoded by the coding sequence ATGGAGGCCATCTGGCAGTGGGGGCTGGCCGTGATCGTGTGGCTGCAACAGTACCGGTCGCCGGTGCTGGATGCGGCGATGCGGGGATTCACCTTCATAGGCGACGAGGAGTTCTACCTGGCCCTGCTGCCTTTCCTGGCCTGGTGCGTGGACTTCGGAATGGGCATGCGCGTCGGCGCGATTTTCCTGCTGTCGGTGATGGTCAACAGTGTCCTCAAGGACGCGCTGATGCAGCCGCGGCCGCCTGATCTCAAGCCCTCCGTGAAGCTGGTGGAGGCGGATGGATACGGCCTGCCCAGCGGCCACGCCCAGGCGGCGGCGGCCGTGTGGGGCACGCTGGGAGCGTGGGCCCGGACGAGGTGGGCGTGGGGGCTGGCCGCCACCATGGCGGTGCTGGTGGGCGTGTCGCGGGTCTATCTGGGCGTGCACTTCCCCACCGACGTGCTGGCCGGGTGGACGCTCGGGTCCCTCCTGGCCGCCGCCGTGCCGGCCGTTCTCCCCGCGATCCTGCCGCCGGTCCGCCGGATGGGGCCGCTGGGGCAGGTGACCGCTGCGGTGGTGCTGCCGGCGGTGGCGGCGGGGCTTCACCCGACACACGATTCGGTGGCCGCGGCGGGCGCGCTCGCGGGTCTGGGGGCGGGTCTTTCTCTGATGCGGAGATCCGCGGCCTTCAGCGCCCGAGGACCGTGGGGGCAGCGCATGCTGCGGTATGCCGTCGGCGCGACCGTGGCACTGGGCATCTACTTCGGCCTGCGCACCGTCCTGCCGGGCGAGCCCTCTCCCACCTTCTTCATCTTCCGCTTCCTCCGGTATGGCCTTGTGGGGCTGTGGGTGTCCTTCGGCGGGCCGTGGGTGTTCGGGAAAGTGGGGCTGGCCGGGCGAGGGGGGGCGACCCACTAG
- a CDS encoding polymer-forming cytoskeletal protein, which yields MKGMGVAAALVLALAAPVEAFVVQTGDVVTISTSLADDLYAAGTAVSVTGTVDGDVVAAGQRVEVIGRVTGGVLAAAREVRLDGQVGRAVRAVAQTMSLTGTVGADAVVAAATVTVTEGTRVGRDLVVAGEDIQVAGEVSRYLRAAGGTVVVAGRVGKGLRVDARRLTIMPTAVIGGDVRYSADAEADIRPGARISGSVQRVPPPPRRPVRVLGLPVCQALRVWEGLGLLVLGLVAAVVAPQAVRDGGRAAMHRLPANLAAGVALLVVIPVLAIALAVSIVGIPLAAILVLLLAAVAYGAQPVVAAGVGQVVLALLRRTRPPALPLAVLLGTVILTALYALPYGWIVRLTVAATGAGTVGLAAWRARR from the coding sequence GTGAAGGGCATGGGCGTGGCGGCGGCGCTGGTGCTGGCGCTGGCCGCACCGGTTGAAGCGTTTGTCGTGCAGACCGGCGATGTGGTGACCATCTCAACCAGCCTGGCCGACGACCTCTACGCCGCCGGCACGGCGGTGTCGGTCACCGGCACCGTGGATGGAGACGTGGTGGCGGCGGGACAGAGGGTGGAGGTCATCGGCCGTGTGACCGGCGGAGTGCTGGCCGCGGCCCGGGAGGTCCGCCTGGACGGGCAGGTGGGCCGCGCCGTGCGGGCGGTAGCTCAGACCATGTCTTTGACCGGGACGGTGGGCGCCGACGCTGTAGTGGCCGCGGCGACGGTGACCGTGACGGAGGGGACGAGGGTCGGGCGGGACCTGGTGGTCGCGGGTGAAGACATCCAGGTGGCCGGAGAGGTGAGCCGCTACCTGCGGGCGGCGGGGGGGACCGTCGTCGTCGCCGGCCGGGTCGGCAAGGGCCTGCGGGTGGACGCCCGGCGCCTGACGATCATGCCCACCGCCGTGATCGGCGGCGACGTGCGCTATTCGGCGGACGCGGAGGCCGACATCAGACCCGGGGCGCGGATCAGCGGCTCGGTTCAGCGCGTTCCTCCCCCACCTCGCCGCCCGGTCCGGGTGCTGGGCCTGCCGGTTTGCCAGGCCCTGCGCGTGTGGGAGGGGCTGGGACTGCTGGTCCTGGGACTGGTGGCGGCGGTCGTCGCCCCGCAGGCGGTGCGAGACGGCGGGCGGGCGGCGATGCACAGGCTTCCGGCCAACCTGGCCGCGGGGGTGGCGCTGCTGGTCGTGATCCCCGTCCTCGCGATCGCGCTGGCCGTCTCCATCGTGGGGATCCCCCTGGCAGCCATCCTGGTCCTGCTGCTGGCGGCGGTCGCGTATGGAGCGCAGCCGGTGGTCGCTGCGGGCGTGGGGCAGGTGGTGCTGGCCCTGTTGCGGCGGACCCGGCCGCCGGCGCTGCCCCTGGCCGTGCTGCTGGGTACGGTGATCCTCACCGCGCTTTACGCCCTTCCCTACGGGTGGATCGTCCGCCTCACCGTGGCTGCGACTGGCGCAGGGACGGTGGGACTGGCGGCGTGGCGGGCGCGACGCTGA
- a CDS encoding exonuclease — protein MPATVTVYDGAAAIGGNKIFVEDGGRGVFLDFGTPFDTRARYFEEFLQPRSRAGLVDLVHMGLLPPLRGIYRSDMVDPAGRVWERARRFAHYRELSAAAVLLSHAHVDHCGYISFLDPAIPIICTAMTAYLVKAIQDAAAHQFEGEMAYAVPRIADDEGTIGTAPPKDFAYVRRPYRVADAVPPDPYDFWNLSPAADRGRYFPPQRLEPAADAGGMPVRVFPVDHSIYGAAACAVQTSAGWVVYTGDLRRHGRLRTVTDAFVQEARALQPVALVCEGTNIDRGPGASEQEAFEAALAAVEGASGELVVADFGPRNVERLLAFLDIARHTGRRLAITDKDAYLLWAMRAVDPAIPTPASEPALVVYRRRLLRPDRWVELVREWFPAQVTAADVGARPGEFILCFSFFEVTELIDIDPSGGVWIYSASEPHNEEQLFELGRLRNWLDRFHLRPLGVGDAPSPYHSSGHISGPELVDLVREIAPAQVIPVHTTRPDLFAHLLGGHPPVRLPQIGMPLAL, from the coding sequence ATGCCCGCCACCGTGACCGTCTACGACGGCGCCGCCGCCATCGGGGGCAACAAGATCTTCGTGGAAGACGGCGGCAGGGGTGTCTTTCTGGACTTCGGCACACCGTTTGATACCCGCGCCCGCTATTTTGAGGAGTTCCTGCAGCCCCGTTCCCGGGCGGGCCTGGTGGACCTGGTCCACATGGGCCTGTTGCCTCCTCTGCGCGGGATCTACCGCTCCGACATGGTGGATCCCGCGGGCCGCGTGTGGGAGCGGGCGCGGCGCTTTGCCCATTACCGCGAGCTGTCGGCGGCCGCCGTCCTGCTGTCCCACGCCCACGTGGACCACTGCGGATACATCTCGTTTCTGGACCCCGCCATCCCCATCATCTGCACCGCCATGACCGCCTATCTGGTCAAGGCCATCCAGGATGCCGCCGCCCACCAGTTTGAGGGCGAGATGGCCTACGCGGTGCCGCGAATCGCCGACGACGAGGGCACCATCGGGACGGCCCCGCCCAAGGATTTCGCCTATGTCCGCCGTCCGTACCGGGTGGCCGACGCCGTCCCGCCAGACCCCTACGACTTCTGGAACCTCTCTCCGGCCGCCGACCGGGGCCGGTACTTCCCACCCCAGCGGCTGGAGCCCGCCGCCGACGCCGGCGGCATGCCGGTGCGCGTGTTCCCGGTGGACCACTCCATCTACGGCGCCGCCGCGTGCGCTGTGCAGACGTCGGCCGGATGGGTGGTGTACACCGGCGACCTGCGCCGCCACGGCCGCCTCCGAACTGTGACCGACGCCTTTGTCCAGGAGGCCCGGGCCCTGCAGCCGGTGGCGCTGGTTTGCGAAGGGACCAACATCGACCGCGGCCCCGGTGCCAGCGAGCAGGAGGCGTTCGAGGCCGCCCTGGCCGCGGTGGAGGGAGCCTCCGGCGAGCTGGTGGTCGCCGACTTCGGGCCCCGCAACGTGGAGCGACTGCTGGCGTTCTTGGACATCGCCCGCCACACCGGGCGGCGCCTGGCGATCACCGACAAGGACGCCTATCTCCTGTGGGCGATGCGCGCCGTGGACCCGGCCATTCCCACCCCGGCCAGTGAGCCCGCCCTGGTCGTCTATCGCCGCCGCCTGCTGCGGCCCGATCGGTGGGTGGAACTCGTGCGCGAGTGGTTTCCCGCCCAGGTAACCGCCGCCGATGTGGGTGCGCGGCCGGGCGAGTTCATCCTGTGCTTCTCCTTTTTCGAGGTTACCGAGTTGATCGACATCGATCCGTCCGGTGGGGTGTGGATCTATTCGGCCAGCGAGCCCCATAACGAGGAGCAGCTGTTCGAACTCGGCCGCCTGCGGAACTGGTTGGATCGGTTTCACCTGCGCCCGCTGGGGGTGGGAGACGCGCCGTCGCCGTACCACTCGTCGGGTCACATCAGCGGGCCGGAGCTTGTGGACCTCGTCCGGGAGATCGCCCCCGCCCAGGTGATCCCGGTGCACACCACCCGGCCCGATCTGTTCGCCCACCTGCTGGGGGGTCACCCGCCGGTCCGCCTGCCGCAGATCGGCATGCCCCTCGCCCTGTGA
- a CDS encoding NAD-dependent epimerase/dehydratase family protein, which translates to MDILIIGGTQFFGWDLVERLLDRGDRVTVFSRGQRRPPFWEQVQHIRGDRRDRGAVAASLRGRRFDVVMDNIAFERRDVEAVLEALGEGAGHYVLTSSGAVYPDLEPPEAFRPLPEEAADLSRRGDGAYAEGKRECEQALQDQRVVPFTVIRPPIVQGPRDPTLRGWFWYQRIADGGPVLVPLRYPVPIWRQAYSRDVAAALALAAGNPVAFGRTYNVASDEIVALEEFVRLAAGVCGVPDPVVAVPEDVLRREAPWYRPPFTHRFVLDTTRIRSELGFRPTPLARWLDETVRWHLGADLPASAGYERRGDERALARRWKDRHG; encoded by the coding sequence ATGGACATCCTGATCATCGGGGGTACCCAGTTCTTCGGCTGGGATCTGGTGGAGCGATTGCTCGACCGGGGCGACCGCGTTACGGTCTTCAGCCGCGGCCAGCGACGTCCCCCGTTCTGGGAGCAGGTGCAGCACATCCGTGGCGACCGCCGGGACCGCGGGGCTGTGGCCGCCTCCCTGCGGGGGCGGCGGTTCGACGTGGTCATGGACAACATCGCGTTCGAGCGCCGCGACGTGGAGGCCGTGCTCGAGGCCTTGGGCGAGGGCGCCGGCCACTATGTGCTTACCAGCAGCGGGGCCGTGTATCCCGATCTGGAGCCTCCCGAAGCATTTCGTCCTCTCCCCGAAGAGGCCGCCGACCTCTCCCGGCGGGGAGACGGCGCCTACGCCGAGGGCAAGCGGGAGTGCGAGCAGGCCCTGCAGGATCAGCGGGTCGTCCCGTTCACCGTCATCCGGCCGCCCATCGTACAAGGGCCGCGGGACCCCACCCTGCGGGGCTGGTTCTGGTACCAGCGGATCGCCGATGGCGGGCCCGTGCTGGTTCCCCTCCGCTATCCGGTGCCCATCTGGCGCCAGGCCTACAGTCGGGATGTGGCCGCCGCCCTGGCGCTGGCCGCCGGCAACCCCGTGGCCTTCGGCCGGACCTACAACGTCGCCTCCGACGAAATCGTGGCCCTGGAGGAGTTCGTCCGGCTGGCCGCCGGAGTGTGCGGAGTTCCCGATCCCGTTGTCGCGGTCCCGGAAGACGTCCTGAGGCGGGAGGCCCCGTGGTACCGCCCACCGTTCACTCACCGGTTCGTCCTGGACACCACCCGCATTCGCAGCGAGCTGGGCTTCCGTCCCACGCCCCTGGCGCGGTGGCTGGACGAGACAGTCCGCTGGCACCTGGGCGCCGATCTCCCCGCGTCTGCGGGCTACGAGCGCCGCGGCGACGAACGGGCCCTGGCGCGCCGGTGGAAGGACCGCCACGGCTAG
- a CDS encoding endonuclease/exonuclease/phosphatase family protein: MRSALRWVDLFAAALTAWTGIHALRAFLSMIVWNIGQDRAPTQLGAIALGFWTVGLMAWPVARRLGGRRPEVRFALIFGMLYALNQSVAHPSLTPALSVAAWVAWLWLFPSVVAALGGRGTASAVLPGLLLGVAAQVAVQAALQGLDLPVLRGPTAGGVALLLAAALYGSVLPLTPASGTENLPGWGLAALGPYLVLQLTLLANPGWVAVLAGWDMLRTATLILLGLVAACVAAAWDAPASIRAVAAVAAVAALLRPGWLAGPGVWLVPAVQMLLVISLAGALASRPTGSGPSARRASHGTASVYGWTAVAAVLIFALLFSFYSHYTWPQLWAVMAAVAVVPTFLRTRGAAVGALRAAAAGGVVGTLGLIVCAAGIAQARAAGDLAARDRPAPPILSVATYNIHQAFTYRGVPDPEGIARVIESLDADLVGLQEVGRGWNVNGGPDLVAWLRWRLPQYRVVYAPMLGDLVGHVILSRYPISDYGWRAYPRRTSPLAYGLTWVVVPTAAGDLLFVTTHFSPYAAYAADREAQAADLLTFWQGRPRAVIAGDFNATPSEATIRRLLDAGLRELTVPHGLGEAFTFASGRPYERIDYLFASSDVTSVSASIPQTTASDHLPVVAQVRLR, translated from the coding sequence ATGCGCTCCGCCCTGCGGTGGGTGGATCTCTTCGCCGCCGCCCTCACGGCCTGGACCGGCATTCACGCCCTGCGTGCGTTCCTGTCCATGATCGTCTGGAACATCGGCCAGGATCGTGCGCCCACCCAGCTGGGGGCCATCGCACTGGGGTTCTGGACCGTGGGGTTGATGGCCTGGCCGGTCGCGCGCCGGCTGGGGGGCCGCCGGCCGGAGGTCCGCTTCGCGCTGATCTTCGGGATGCTGTATGCGCTGAACCAGTCTGTCGCCCATCCCTCCCTCACCCCGGCGCTGAGTGTGGCGGCGTGGGTCGCCTGGCTGTGGCTGTTTCCGTCGGTCGTCGCCGCGCTGGGTGGGCGCGGCACCGCCTCCGCGGTCCTGCCGGGTCTGTTGCTGGGGGTGGCGGCCCAGGTGGCGGTGCAGGCCGCGTTGCAGGGACTGGACCTGCCGGTCCTGCGGGGCCCCACGGCGGGGGGGGTGGCCTTGCTGCTGGCCGCGGCGCTGTACGGCAGTGTCCTCCCGCTGACCCCGGCCTCCGGCACGGAGAACCTGCCGGGGTGGGGCCTCGCAGCCCTGGGGCCCTATCTGGTCCTGCAGCTGACCCTCCTGGCGAATCCGGGGTGGGTGGCCGTTCTGGCAGGGTGGGACATGCTCCGGACGGCCACACTCATCCTCCTGGGCCTGGTGGCGGCCTGCGTGGCCGCAGCCTGGGATGCGCCGGCGTCCATCCGCGCGGTGGCGGCGGTCGCTGCGGTTGCGGCCCTCCTGCGGCCGGGCTGGCTGGCCGGGCCAGGGGTGTGGCTGGTCCCTGCGGTCCAGATGCTGCTGGTCATCTCGCTGGCGGGGGCGCTGGCGTCCCGGCCGACCGGCTCGGGCCCATCGGCTCGGCGTGCGAGTCACGGTACGGCCTCCGTGTACGGGTGGACGGCCGTGGCGGCCGTCCTGATCTTTGCGCTGTTGTTTTCCTTCTACTCCCACTACACGTGGCCACAGCTGTGGGCGGTCATGGCGGCAGTGGCCGTGGTCCCGACCTTCCTGCGCACGCGTGGTGCCGCGGTGGGCGCGCTGCGGGCGGCGGCTGCGGGAGGTGTTGTCGGAACCCTCGGTCTGATCGTCTGCGCGGCGGGGATCGCGCAGGCCCGCGCCGCGGGAGACCTGGCGGCTAGGGACCGCCCGGCGCCGCCCATTCTCAGCGTGGCCACCTACAACATCCACCAGGCGTTCACCTACCGGGGGGTGCCGGACCCCGAGGGCATCGCCCGGGTCATCGAAAGCCTGGACGCCGACCTGGTGGGCCTGCAGGAGGTCGGACGCGGCTGGAACGTCAACGGCGGCCCGGACCTGGTGGCGTGGCTGCGCTGGCGGTTGCCCCAGTACCGGGTGGTGTACGCGCCCATGCTGGGAGATCTGGTGGGCCATGTCATCCTCAGCCGCTACCCGATCTCGGACTACGGGTGGAGAGCCTACCCGCGGCGGACCAGCCCGCTGGCCTACGGCCTGACGTGGGTGGTGGTGCCGACGGCTGCCGGCGACCTGCTGTTTGTCACCACGCACTTCTCGCCCTATGCGGCCTACGCAGCAGACCGAGAAGCCCAGGCCGCCGACCTGCTGACGTTCTGGCAGGGACGGCCACGCGCGGTGATCGCCGGGGACTTCAACGCCACGCCGTCGGAGGCCACCATCCGGCGCCTGCTGGACGCGGGACTGCGCGAGCTGACCGTTCCCCACGGCCTGGGAGAGGCCTTCACCTTCGCGTCGGGCCGGCCCTACGAGCGCATCGACTACCTCTTTGCCAGCTCCGACGTGACGTCGGTGTCCGCGTCCATCCCCCAGACCACGGCCTCGGACCACCTCCCGGTGGTCGCGCAGGTGCGGCTGCGGTAG